ATGCCGGTACTTGTTTGTAAATGAGTAAGTTCATAACTTCATTTACGTACATATGGGTACCCCCACCTTCCTCGGCACCAGGTTGTATTGTAGGATCGGCATGTAAAGTCAATACAAGAATACTCATCAATAATTCATAATAATTAGTTATCCGTTATTCGGATAGCTAATTGTAGGATATAAGATTACGGGGATGCTTTAGTTTAAGAATTTCTGAGGTTCTTTGATGGCTAACATGAGTATAAATCTGGGTTATGTTAATGGAGCTGTGTCCCAAGAGTTCCTGGATATATCTAATGTTGATATTAGCTTCTAATAGCTGAGTAGCAAAAGTGTGCCTGAAAACGTGCGGAGTAACACCACGTTTAATCCCGGATTCTTGAGATATTTTTTTGATAAGATGACGAACAGATTGTTCGGAAATCCTATGGTTCAATCGATTGATAAAAAAGTAAGAGTTCTGTTTTATTTTGTCTTCAAATAAGCTATGGTAGTCTTTTAAAGCAGTTATGGTCTCCTCATTGGTAATGGGAATGATACGTTCTTTATTTCCTTTACCAAGGATTTTTATTGTGCTGAAATCGGAATGTATGTTTGATTTTTGAAGAAAACAAAGCTCTGAAACGCGAATTCCCGTAGCGAATAACAACTCTACAATAGCTATATTTCTAACAATTTGGCGATATCTCATTGAACTTTTTGAAGCTGCCAATTTTTGAGATTGAAGTTGTCTAAGTATTGCAGTAACCTCTTTTAATGACAACACAGAGGGAAGTGACTTTTGGACCCTTATGTTAATCCGTATTTTGTCAAATGGATTTTCTGAAATGCAATCTTCATATAAGAGATGGCTATAGAAAACCTTAAGGGTTGCTATTTTTCTTTTGACCGTTCTGGGAGCATATTTATTGATGTGAGCCAAATGCTTCTTAATATGTTCTTTTTGAATTGATCTAAAATCCTGGATATCAAATTCGTCTTTGATATATTTTTTGAATTGTTTGAGATCTGACGTGTAAGCCTCAATTGTTTTTTCACTTAGTTTTTTTTCCGTTTTACAATGAGACAAGAAGTCGTTTAAATACATGATGTGGTTTTTAAGTTAGAACCACGTAAAATAGAATTATTTAAAATAGTTGTCCTAGAAAGCATTGCCACTGAAGCAAGACTTAAACAGAATTAGAAATTGTGGACTTTTTTAGCAGTACTAATTTAGCTCCATTTTTTTAGTGATTTTTTCAACTTTTTCAAATACATGGGCAAGATTATTTTGATGTGAAATCTTTCGTGAGGTCAATTTCCATTTAGGTGTTGCTAAATAGTAATTTAGAAACAGACCTAGAAAAATGATGATCATACCACTAATAGTATAAATCATATTTTCGTTCAATTCTTGGAAGAAATAATACCAAGTGGTAAGCAATCCAACAAATAGTGTACACATCGCTACAATTAAATAGGCTCTAACTTGCCGTAAAACACCCAAAACCATAAGGACTGTTGCGAATATCGCCTTAAGTAAAATCATCAATACAAGGGCATATGTATTAAAATAGGCAATTGAATCACCATGGTTCTCATTTTTGAAAATAGTATAAAGACTTTCTTGTAGTATGGGATTTAAGAACGCCATAACCATTAGTAGAAAGAATACCTCCAAGGTTTCGTTCCACCTTAACGAAAAAGGAGGTATCTCTTCACGCCTTTTTGAGAAATA
The sequence above is a segment of the Muricauda sp. SCSIO 64092 genome. Coding sequences within it:
- a CDS encoding tyrosine-type recombinase/integrase, which codes for MYLNDFLSHCKTEKKLSEKTIEAYTSDLKQFKKYIKDEFDIQDFRSIQKEHIKKHLAHINKYAPRTVKRKIATLKVFYSHLLYEDCISENPFDKIRINIRVQKSLPSVLSLKEVTAILRQLQSQKLAASKSSMRYRQIVRNIAIVELLFATGIRVSELCFLQKSNIHSDFSTIKILGKGNKERIIPITNEETITALKDYHSLFEDKIKQNSYFFINRLNHRISEQSVRHLIKKISQESGIKRGVTPHVFRHTFATQLLEANINIRYIQELLGHSSINITQIYTHVSHQRTSEILKLKHPRNLISYN